AGGACGCTGATCAGCAGCACCCCGTACCACATCTGCCGCTGGTACGCCACGCCGAAGCCCGTGAAGTCCATCACGATGATCCGCAGCCCGTTGAACGCGTGGTACACCACGCCCGCCGTCACGAACAGCAGTCCCACCCGGAACGGCCACAGGTCATACGTCTCGTGAATCGCCATGTAAAACCGCTCACCAAAAATGAACGACCCGATGCTGAACACGTGCAGCATCAAGTAAGCCAGAATCGCCAGCCCGGACAGGCGGTGAAGCAGGAACGCCCACTGCCCCTCTCTTCCTCGGTACATTCTCCCAGTCCTCCTCGACGTCTAAACCTTCTTGCGTTGGCCCCGACACGCCACCACACACTAGGGCGAACGATATGCCGTGTGGGTGACCATTCACACCACTCTTTCAGACAAAGCCCAGTTTAACACCCCCCGCCAAGCCGCACCCACTCCACGGCCAGAGAAACGGAACGCCCGATGTCACCGCGTGAGGTGCAAGCCCGCCCCCCCCGCGCTACCCTGGACACCATGACCGGCCCCACCCCCACCCCACCCAGAGACCCGCAGGCCGAAGCGGAATTCACCCGCAAGATGATCCTCGGTATCCTCAGCACCCTCGAACACAAGGGCCTGCTCAGCAAAGCCGAAGTCGACGGCATCATCCGCGCCGCCCGTCACGCCGCCTACCCCACCCCCCCCCGCCGCACCCCCGGCCCCGCCGCGCCCGGCACGCAGTGGGTCAAACCCGGCCAGCCCCACCAGCCCATGGACCGCACCACTCCCGTCGCCATCCCCAACGTCCAGCGCGCCGCCCCGCCCAGAGACCAGCCGAAAGACAAACCGGCCGAGGAAACCCCCAAAGCGCCGCCCGTCATCGACTTCGACCTGCAGTAACCGGCGATCTCGCCCCGCAACCAGACAGGAAGGCCGCACCCGGAAGCTGGGGTGCGGCCTTTACTGAACAGTGGTTA
Above is a genomic segment from Deinococcus depolymerans containing:
- the sdhC gene encoding succinate dehydrogenase, cytochrome b556 subunit; this translates as MYRGREGQWAFLLHRLSGLAILAYLMLHVFSIGSFIFGERFYMAIHETYDLWPFRVGLLFVTAGVVYHAFNGLRIIVMDFTGFGVAYQRQMWYGVLLISVLAFIGAAATLYPRLVGGY